GATTTCATCCGGGCGAAAAAAGGTGAGCCCATTGTAACCACCAAACAACATTTCCCCGGAACTGCTTTTATAACCGGAGTTGATATTGAAAATGTTGCCGGCCAGTCCATCGCTTTTATTATAATTTTTAAATACCCTGGTGTTTTCATCCAGCTTAGACAACCCGTTTCCGGTACTTATCCAGAGATTGTTATGCTCGTCTTCCAGTATTGCCATGATATTATCGTCCGGCAATCCGTTTGCCTTTGTGTAGATGGTGAATTTTTTTGTTTCACCTGTTGGCGTATACAACGCCAGGCCGCCGAACGCACAGCCTATCCAGATCCTTCCATTACTGTCTTCATGGATACAGTTGATATTGTTTTTGGGCAGGTTATCTTTCGTTGTGAAACGGTAAACGGTATCAGTTCCCTGCCGCATGAGCAGGAGGTCGCCCGAGGTACCTACCCAGGTATCTCCGTTTGCTGACTGGAGGATCGTTTTTACAGATTTTGTGCCGACAGCCCTGGTAAGGCTGTTTTCCGGCAGCACATCTAAAGACGTTCCTGTTCTTTTAAATGCCAGCAGGCCTGTTTGTGTGCCAATCCAAAATATACCTTCCCGGCTTTCCAGCACAGAGAGTATTTCAGAAGTACGTACTACGGGATCATTTTCTTTATAAAAAAAGCGGGTAAAATTACGGGAGACAGGATTAAACAGGTTAAGCCCTCCACCATGCGTTCCTATCCAGAAATGCCCGTCTTTGTCTTTGTATATGACCTTTACCAGGTCGGAACCCAGCGATGCCTCGTTTGCCGGATTATGGCGGAATAATGTGATTTGCTGCGTTGTTCTGTTGATATAATTCAGGCCGCCACCTTCTGTGCCTACCCACAAATTATTGGCTGCATCTTCCGACAGCGCACTCACCACGCTATTGTTAATGCCTTGCCGGTATGCGCTGGTTTTATACACATGAAAAGGAGTATTATCTACTGAAACGCTGTTCACTCCGCCCCAGTAGGTACCGATCCATACGGTGGCATGATCGTCCGTAAAAATGCTGTACACGGAATTATGGCTCAGGGTCTGTATATTATCAGGGTCTGAATTGTAGTTCTGGAATCGTCCGGTTTCCGGATCATAAATGCTGATACCTCCCTGTGTGCCAATCCACAATCTGCCATGGGCGTCTGTTCTTATATCCCTGATATTATTGTTCACCAATCCATTGGGAGAACCAGCCTGGTAGCGTTTAAAGGATTTTTGACGGGGATCATAGAGATTTATACCACCCTGTTGTGTACCTATCCACAGGCGATTGGCCGGATCTTCGAAGATGACGGTGATGTAGCTGTCGCTCAGGCTCGACTCCTGGCTGTCGTGCCTGAAGCGGCGGAAACTCATCTTTCCATTTTCGTCGGTCATTTGTGTAAGTCCCAGCGACGATCCAATCCAGTATGTACCCTGGTGATCCTGATAAATGGTGCGGATATTATTATTAACCGACAGGCCGGCAACAGAATCCGGAATGGCCACCTGTTTGAACTGATTGGTTTCCCTGTTATCAAGCCGGAACAGGCCTGCGGACGACCATACCCAGATCCTGTTTTGTTTGTCTTCGTAAACGCAGCTGATACTTAGGTTACTTTTCCCCCGGTTTTTTGTAAGCAACACGGAATCGAGCCGGTCTGTTGCCGGATTATATTTATTCAGCCCATTGCGGGTACCCACCCAAAGTATTTTGTGTGAATCGAACAATAAACGGGTAATATAGTTTTCGGGAACATCATTATAGGTACTGATCGGGCTTTTGTAGATTTTAAAGCGGCGGGTATCAAATCGGTTTAACCCGTTTTGTGTTCCGAACCACATAAATCCGTTTCCATCCTGCGCAATACACAACACGGCGCCCGGAGCCAGGCCTTCTTCCGAAGTAAGCCGGTTAAACAGTAATTCCTGTCCGCGCAGGTGCAGGCAGCAAAGCAATAAAATTATCAAGGTGCTGCTTTTCAGCATAGTTCTGACAAACATTCTTTATTAAATCAGTGCCCTCAGCGTTGTATGAAAGATTTTGGATATTGTCATCGTGCTTGCAGGATAGCGAAAAAATCCTGATTTTCACCTGTTTCTACCCGGAATTTACAATTTCACCCCATCTTTTTTCTGATTTTACCCCATATCGCTATAAGGCAGAAGATATCTTGCTGATTATAAATTCCAACCTCCAAACACATACGTTATGTTTCCACGATTAGTTTTGCTAGGTATCTTACTATTCCCTCTATGGACATGGGCACAAAACAAAAAGGTAACCGGCACCGTACTGGATGAAAATGGTGCTCCGGTTCAGAGTATCAGTGTACAGGTAAAGGGAAAGCCTGGCGGCGCCCTCACCAACAAGTCCGGTAATTTTGAAATTGAAACAGGCGCTGCCGAAACGCTTGTTTTTACTGCCGTGAACTACATTACACAGGAAGTATCGCTGAGCAATGCGAGCCTGCCGTTAACGGTTGTATTGAAATCCAAGGTCACCTCCATCGGAGATGTAGTGGTGGTGGGCTACGGCACCCAGAAAAAACGGGACCTGACCGGCTCCATTTCCTCCGTTTCAACAAAAGACTTTAAAGAGCAGCCGGTTGTAAACGTGTAACAGATTCTTCAGGGCCGCACTGCCGGAGTACAGGTAGTATCCAACGCCGGCGCGCCGGGAGGCGCTGTATCGGTGCGGATAAGGGGAAATAACTCCATTAAGGGCGACAACAATCCCTTGTATGTGATCGATGGTTTTGTAGGAGCTGATCCGTCAACAGTGAATCCTAATGATATAGAAACGATGGACGTGCTTAAAGACGCTTCCTCCACCGCTATATATGGCAGCCGGGGCGCCAATGGGGTCATTGTCATCACCACTAAAAGAGGGAAAGCCGGCAAAACCAGCATTGAACTGATGAGCCAGTTTTCCAGTGCCCAGGTACTGAAGAAGATGAACTTATTGAATGCAGCTGATTTTGCCACTACTGCCAATGAAAATGCCCTCGCCAATGGCGGGTCTGCCATTTTTACGCCGCAACAGATCGATGGCTTCAGGGCCAACGGAGGAACAAACTGGCAGAACCAGATCTTCAGAACCGCTCCCACCCAGGAGTATCAGCTGAGCATTTCCGGCGGAAGCGATAAAACGAAATACTATACCAGCGGGAATTTTCTAAACCAGCAGGGCATCATTATTAATTCCTCTCTAAAGAGGTATTCGGTGAGAGCAGGTCTTAATTCACAACTGTATAAAAAACTTTCCCTTCATGTAAATGCCTATGCGGTAAGAAATGAAACGCGCAATACCGGGATTACAGGCAGAGATGCACCGGTTACCCAGGCCATCGCCTGGGCGCCCACCGTGCCTGTAAGAGACAGCACCGGCAAATTTACGCTAAACGATCCTGTGGGTTCCATTTCATTCAACCCGGTAGCCATAGCAACAGATCAGAACAATATTACTCACAATTCCACCTTCGCCACCATAGCCGGACTTAAATACGAATTTGTTCCCGGCCTTACACTGGATGTAACCGGCGCGGTTAATTACAGTAATATTCAAACACTGGGCTATACCGGGCCTTCCGTTACATCATCGCGGCAGGCCAATGCCACCCGGAGCTCCGGTGAAAACATCGGTATACAAAGCACCAATAACCTTACCTATAGCCATCTGTTTAATAACGCGCACCAGCTTACCGTTACAGGGGTAATTGAGTATCAGACATTCAGTACCAGTGGTTTCAACGCCAATGCCAACAGCTTAACTTTTCCTAACCTGGGGTTCTATAACCTGTCGCTTGCACAGACGTATGGCCTGGGAACAAATTACTCAGACTATAAACTGCTCTCCTACCTTGGAAGGGTGAACTACGATTATAAGGGCCGGTATTATATTACAGCCGGCGTAAGACGGGATGGCTCCTCCAAATTTCAGGGCGGACATCAGTACAGTACGTTCCCTTCAGTAGGTGTTGCATGGAAGTTGTCGGAAATGGATTTTATGAAGACAGCCACTTTCGT
The genomic region above belongs to Chitinophaga sp. 180180018-3 and contains:
- a CDS encoding SusC/RagA family TonB-linked outer membrane protein; its protein translation is MLQGRTAGVQVVSNAGAPGGAVSVRIRGNNSIKGDNNPLYVIDGFVGADPSTVNPNDIETMDVLKDASSTAIYGSRGANGVIVITTKRGKAGKTSIELMSQFSSAQVLKKMNLLNAADFATTANENALANGGSAIFTPQQIDGFRANGGTNWQNQIFRTAPTQEYQLSISGGSDKTKYYTSGNFLNQQGIIINSSLKRYSVRAGLNSQLYKKLSLHVNAYAVRNETRNTGITGRDAPVTQAIAWAPTVPVRDSTGKFTLNDPVGSISFNPVAIATDQNNITHNSTFATIAGLKYEFVPGLTLDVTGAVNYSNIQTLGYTGPSVTSSRQANATRSSGENIGIQSTNNLTYSHLFNNAHQLTVTGVIEYQTFSTSGFNANANSLTFPNLGFYNLSLAQTYGLGTNYSDYKLLSYLGRVNYDYKGRYYITAGVRRDGSSKFQGGHQYSTFPSVGVAWKLSEMDFMKTATFVNNLKIRTGYGVTGNQAINPYQTLTAYQNVTTTLTPGSVTPGIILGNPGNPDLKWETTKQWDIGLDADMFDNRLSFTADYYNKNTSNLLLPVPIPNYLGGGSVLSNVGKVNNKGIELSISGDIIRHTGMTWNSAFNLSFLRNKVISLYSDKNIPSGTNVGAGLSPQPEFMIIPGQPLGTYWGLTYLGTWKPDEAAAAAAYGNVPGDSKYQDLDGNKVIDGSDYHIIGHGLPRYSWGWNNTFTWKGFTLNVFVQSLGGYDKLDYTYAAGITANSDMRQATISDIKNRYIPGKNETSDIPAFSKTNKNYMLSTRFLEDGTFIRFKNISLSYQLPESLVKQAKITVYVRAANLFTITRYKGLDPETNSVATGAGSDVNQSIDYGSYPNAKTITGGVKIGF
- a CDS encoding carboxypeptidase-like regulatory domain-containing protein; protein product: MFPRLVLLGILLFPLWTWAQNKKVTGTVLDENGAPVQSISVQVKGKPGGALTNKSGNFEIETGAAETLVFTAVNYITQEVSLSNASLPLTVVLKSKVTSIGDVVVVGYGTQKKRDLTGSISSVSTKDFKEQPVVNV